From a region of the Mus pahari chromosome 12, PAHARI_EIJ_v1.1, whole genome shotgun sequence genome:
- the Muc13 gene encoding LOW QUALITY PROTEIN: mucin-13 (The sequence of the model RefSeq protein was modified relative to this genomic sequence to represent the inferred CDS: inserted 2 bases in 1 codon), with the protein MSSPLKVNPGKSERAHGSLSDSSTSTSTSASTSSSASTSTSTSPPTDSSSPTTGQSTSTDSSSQTTQSTSPSTVSSSSTSEQSPSTDSSSPTTQSTSPPGGSSSPTSEQXDSSSPTTQSTSPPGGSSSPTSEQSPSTDSSSQTTKPTSPPGGSSSPTSEQSPSTDSSSQTTKPTLPPGGSSSPTSEQSPSTGSSSQTSGPTQPPGGASSSTVPSSSSTGPSDPCNPNPCKGAASCVKLHSDSFCLCLEGSYYNKSLSSCVKGTTFPGDIRMIVPETANLNDQNSEGYQELHNNVVKFFEKAFSKTDYGQTVIVKVSTVPSRSARSAMRDATKEVSVSVVNMFEADTTETETSVTSAIETEAQNDDNVKGYSRINLCEYYGCVGNDSSKCQDILQCTCKPGLDRLIPQVPFCFAATCFPSCKSEDKEQCFKRDNGAMECACMPGYQKANGNGKCEECPFGYSGMDCKDQFQLILTIVGTIAGALILILLIAFIVSSRSKNKKKHGEEQRLIEDDFHNLRLRQTGGFSNFGADNSIFPKVRTGVPSQTPNPYANQRSMPRPDY; encoded by the exons GTAGTCTATCTGATTCATCAACATCAACATCAACATCagcatcaacatcatcatcagcATCAACATCAACATCAACATCGCCTCCTACTGactccagttctcccaccacggGACAGTCTACATCTACAGATAGTTCATCTCAGACCACTCAGTCAACATCGCCTTCTACTGTCTCCAGTTCTTCCACCTCGGAACAGTCTCCATCTACAGATAGTTCATCTCCGACCACTCAGTCAACATCGCCTCCTGGTGGCTCCAGTTCTCCCACCTCGGAACA NGATAGTTCATCTCCGACCACTCAGTCAACATCGCCTCCTGGTGGCTCCAGTTCTCCCACCTCGGAACAGTCTCCATCTACAGATAGTTCATCTCAGACCACTAAGCCAACATCACCTCCTGGTGGCTCCAGTTCTCCCACCTCGGAACAGTCTCCATCTACAGATAGTTCATCTCAGACCACTAAGCCAACATTGCCTCCTGGTGGCTCCAGTTCTCCCACCTCGGAACAGTCTCCATCTACAGGTAGTTCATCTCAGACCTCTGGGCCAACTCAGCCTCCTGGTGGTGCCAGCTCTTCCACAGTGCCTAGCAGTAGTAGCACAG GTCCCAGTGATCCTTGCAATCCTAACCCCTGTAAAGGAGCTGCTTCTTGTGTTAAGCTGCATAGCGACAGCTTCTGCTTGTGTTTGGAAGGCTCTTACTACAACAAGTCTCTGTCATCATGTGTGAAAG GAACAACATTCCCCGGGGATATTAGGATGATTGTGCCTGAAACAGCCAACTTGAATGATCAAAACTCTGAGGGCTATCAAGAGTTGCACAACAATGTTGTCAAATTT TTTGAAAAAGCATTTAGTAAGACTGACTATGGACAGACTGTAATTGTTAAAGTGAG CACAGTCCCTTCACGGTCAGCAAGATCTGCAATGCGTGATGCTACAAAGGAAGTCAGTGTATCAGTAGTTAATATGTTTGAAGCAGACACAACTGAAACTGAAACGAGTGTAACTTCTGCAATCgaaactgaagctcagaatgATGACAACGTGAAAGGCTATAGCC GTATAAATTTGTGTGAATATTACGGTTGTGTAGGGAATGACAGCAGTAAATGCCAGGACATTTTACAATGCACGTGCAAACCTGGGCTGGACAGGCTGATCCCGCAggttcctttttgttttg CTGCAACGTGCTTTCCGTCCTGCAAATCAGAGGATAAGGAGCAGTGCTTTAAGAGGGATAACGGAGCAATGGAGTGTGCGTGCATGCCGGGCTACCAGAAGGCAAACGGGAACGGGAAGTGTGAAGA GTGTCCATTCGGGTACAGTGGGATGGATTGCAAAGACC AATTTCAGCTGATCCTCACCATCGTGGGCACCATTGCCGGAGCCCTCATCCTCATCCTGCTGATTGCTTTTATCGTCTCCTCAAG gtcaaagaacaaaaagaagcacgGAGAGGAGCAGAGGCTGATTGAGGATGACTTCCATAACCTACGACTGAGGCAAACCGGCGGCTTCTCCAACTTCGGAGCTGACAATAGCATCTTCCCCAAAGTCAGAACGGGGGTCCCAAGTCAGACCCCTAATCCCTATGCAAACCAGCGCAGCATGCCTCGCCCTGACTACTAG